A genome region from Oenanthe melanoleuca isolate GR-GAL-2019-014 chromosome 2, OMel1.0, whole genome shotgun sequence includes the following:
- the PTPN23 gene encoding tyrosine-protein phosphatase non-receptor type 23 isoform X2, translating to MEAVPRMPMIWLDLKEAGEFAFNAAVKKFVLKNYGENPESYNEELRKLELLRQSAVSVPRDFEGCSTLRKYLGQLHFLQSRIPMGHGQEAAVPVTWTEIFSGKAVTHEDIKYEQACVLYNLGALHSMLGAMDKRVSEEGMKVSCTHFQCAAGAFTYLRDHFPHSYSVDMSHQILSLNINLMLGQAQECLLEKSMLDNRKSFLVARISAQVVDYYKEACRALENSETASLLGKIQKDWKKLVQMKIYYFAAVAHLHMGKQAEEQQKFGERVIYFQSALDKLNEAIKLAKGQPETVQEALRFTMDVIGGKYNSAKKDNDFIYHEAVPALDTLQSVKGAPLVKALPVNPTDPAVTGPDIFAKLVPMAAHEASSLYSEEKAKLLRDVMAKIEAKNEVLDQFMDSMQLDPETVDNLDMYSHIPAVLMEKCAALSVRPDTVRSLVQSMQVLSGVFTDVEASLKEIRALLEEDEAQEQKLQELLGRAPPAPGSPPGLAEVSKECSKYLELHEKASFTNTELHRAMNLHLGNLRLLGGPLEQVRAALPSPSLSEDDKQVLQNLKRILAKVQEMRDQRTSLEQQLREMIQKDDITTSLVTTDRSEMKKLFEEQLKKYDQLKVYLEQNLAAQENVLKALTDANVKYAAVRKGLAEVEHKWNTTVQTLVASYEAYEDLMKKCQEGKDFYTDLEGKAAALLERARAACQASEAQRQQLLERWLKKQPPPRPTAPKPPLQKKPLDEAGAAEAELGSLVLPELPEELRSLPPELLPAPLGPLPPPALAALAGGLRPPEPYMLPGGVASAPLPPLAPTPHFPGHYRLPGAPAVPGAFAPAGAVPGGVPGGVPAQLLQPSAPAGPAPSSAAPQLFPAAPLIRAPPAQPGFGGAPHVPPPRSSPQHGPLPTPAYGLGPAPGPAPGPLRPPVPAGAQPGLGGHEPPGTRPATTTVDSVQAPIPSCSVPPRGPPGPFLPAQRPGAPPAPFPYSAGGVQPFGAPAQAPFPPAQPPPAFAQGPQQFPPGPFLPPGRAQAPLPFPQPPRVPLPAPAQFPQQPFPGAGAPLPPQLYQLPGQDPLPPAGLAPHPGAVPFPRTSVPSGPPPLGGLQPVPPGSPALPFCPSPAPPGAQLPPGTMALCPPAPAPPSQAPSPVVVPGPLVPSPAPSPSPALPVQPPAPRAPPALPPPGSADAPFPRQSPCPADLLSSSPESQPGGSAAPGGLLQPTKAGPQEGQRPRAVQLIEADPYAEPERVRRLLAQLERFRAQAERLERPAPGGGSELDALWKELQEAQERDARQRSIAIARCYSMKNRHQDIMPYDRNRVVLRSGKDDYINASRVEDLSPYCPALIATQAPLLGTAADFWLMIYEQKVSVVVMLVSEQELDKKVLRYFPSERGQPVAQGPLTVVLTSLRVTPTHVERMLTLQYRDQSLKRTVAHLQFTSWPELGLPDSKGSLLRFIQEVHGHYLHQRPLHTPVVVHCSSGVGRTGAFCLLYAAVQEVEAGNGIPELAQLVRRMRQQRKHMLQEKLHLKFCFEAVLLHAEQVLLRHGVGGPSLAKPPNSTSPKLYFQQDPQDLVLGGDVPISSIQATIAKLSIKPGGPSAEPGEGWGADPGPAPDAADPEVPPVIADGVVDGVGAPEPEPPAPGPPLPEPAGDAESSNHVGGESPEGPAEPPAAPPASSSSSLELLASLTPEAFSLDASLKGKQRMNKQNFLQAQPGEGLRGPRPSDDPLSMLDPLWTLNKA from the exons atgGAGGCCGTGCCCCGCATGCCCATGATCTGGCTCGACCTCAAGGAGGCCGGGGAGTTCGCCTTCAACGCCGCCGTCAAGAAG TTTGTCCTCAAGAACTATGGGGAGAACCCGGAGAGCTACAACGAGGAGCTGCggaagctggagctgctccgGCAG aGCGCcgtcagtgtccccagggactTCGAGGGCTGCAGCACCCTGCGCAAGTACCTGGGGCAGCTGCACTTCCTGCAGAGCCGCATCCCCATGGGGCACGGCCAGGAGGCGGCTGTGCCCGTCACCTG GACTGAGATCTTCTCGGGCAAGGCAGTGACACACGAGGACATCAAGTATGAGCAGGCCTGTGTCCTCTACAACCTGG gagCTCTGCACTCCATGCTGGGAGCCATGGACAAGCGAGTGTCCGAGGAG GGCATGAAGGTTTCCTGCACCCACTTCcagtgtgctgctggtgccttcACCTACCTGAGGGATCACTTCCCCCACTCGTACAGCGTGGACATGAGCCACCAGATCCTCAGCCTCAACATCAACCTCATGCTG ggccaggctcaGGAGTGTCTCCTGGAGAAATCCATGCTGGACAACAGGAAGAGCTTCCTGGTGGCTCGGAtcagtgcccag GTGGTGGATTACTACAAGGAGGCCTGCCGGGCACTGGAGAACTCAGAGACAGCCTCGCTGCTGGGCAAGATCCAGAAGGACTGGAAGAAGCTGGTTCAGATGAAAATCTATTACTTTGCTGCTGTGGCCCAT CTGCACATGGGGAagcaggctgaggagcagcagaagttTGGGGAGAGG GTCATCTACTTCCAGAGTGCTCTGGACAAGCTCAATGAAGCCATCAAGCTGGCCAAG GGCCAGCCTGAAACCGTGCAGGAAGCTCTGAGGTTCACCATGGATGTCATCGGTGGGAA GTACAACTCAGCCAAAAAGGACAACGACTTCATCTACCACGAGGCCGTGCCTGCGCTGGACACTCTGCAGTCTGTCAAAG gtgcccccctGGTGAAGGCTCTGCCCGTCAACCCCACGGACCCCGCGGTCACCGGCCCCGACATCTTCGCCAAGCTGGTGCCCATGGCTGCCCACGAGGCCTCGTCCCTCTACAG CGAGGAAAAGGCCAAACTGCTGCGGGATGTGATGGCCAAGATCGAAGCCAAGAACGAAGTGCTGGA CCAGTTCATGGACTCCATGCAGCTGGACCCCGAGACTGTGGACAACCTGGACATGTACAGCCACATCCCTGCCGTGCTGATGGAGAAATGCGCTGCGCTCAGCGTGCGCCCCGACACCGTCCGCAGCCTGGTCCAGTCCATGCAGG tgcTCTCGGGGGTCTTCACCGACGTGGAGGCGTCGCTGAAGGAGATCCGggccctgctggaggaggacGAGGCGCaggagcagaagctgcaggagctgctggggagggccCCGCCCGCACCAGGCTCCCCCCCGGGGCTGGCTGAGGTCAGCAAGGAGTGCTCCAAGTACCTGGAGCTGCACGAGAAGGCGAGTTTCACCAACACCGAGCTGCACCGGGCCATGAACCTGCACCTGGGCAACCTGCGCCTGCTGGGCGGGCCCCTGGAGCAGGTGCGGGCTgcgctgcccagccccagcctgtccgAAG ACGACAAACAGGTGCTGCAGAACCTGAAGCGGATCCTGGCCAAGGTGCAGGAGATGCGGGACCAGCGCAcgtccctggagcagcagctgcggGAGATGATCCAGAAGGACGACATCACCACCTCGCTGGTCACCACGGACCGCTCCGAGATgaag AAGCTctttgaggagcagctgaagaagTACGACCAGCTCAAGGTGTACCTGGAGCAGAACCTGGCTGCCCAGGAGAACGTGCTCAAGGCTCTGACCGACGCCAATGTCAAGTACGCGGCCGTGCGCAAGGGCCTGGCCGAGGTGGAGCACAA gtgGAACACGACCGTGCAGACCCTGGTGGCCTCCTACGAGGCCTATGAGGACCTGATGAAGAAGTGCCAGGAGGGGAAGGATTTCTACACGGACCTGGAGGGGAAGGCGGCGGCGCTGCTGGAGCGGGCACGGGCGGCGTGCCAGGCCAGCGAGGCGCAgcggcagcagctgctggagaggtgg ctgAAGAAGCAGCCGCCCCCCCGGCCCACGGCGCCCAAGCCCCCCCTGCAGAAGAAGCCGCTGGACGAGGCCGGGGCTGCCGAGGCCGAGCTGGGCTCGCTGGTGCTGCCGGAGCTGCCGGAGGAGCTGCGGAGCCTCCCCCCGGAGCTGCTGCCCGCGCCCCTGGGCCCGCTGCCCCCGCCGGCGCTGGCCGCCCTggccggggggctgcggcccCCCGAGCCCTACATGCTGCCAGGGGGGGTGGCCAGCGCGCCGCTGCCCCCCCTGGCCCCCACGCCCCACTTCCCGGGGCACTACCGCCTGCCCGGGGCTCCGGCCGTGCCCGGTGCGTTCGCTCCCGCGGGGGCGGTCccggggggggtcccggggggggtcccggcgcagctcctgcagccctcgGCCCCGGCCGGGCCGGCCCCCAGCTCCGCCGCCCCGCAGCTCTTCCCGGCCGCGCCCCTGATCCGCGCccccccggcacagcccggcttTGGGGGCGCCCCCCACGTGCCGCCCCCGCGCTCGTCCCCCCAGCACggccccctgcccacccccgCCTACGGCCTGGGCCCGGCCCCCGGCCCAGCCCCCggcccgctccgcccgcccgtGCCCGCGGGTGCgcagccggggctggggggccACGAGCCCCCGGGCACTCGCCCGGCCACCACCACGGTGGACAGCGTGCAGGCGcccatccccagctgctccGTGCCCCCCCGGGGACCCCCGGGCCCCTTCCTGCCCGCCCAGCGCCCGGGGGCGCCCCCGGCGCCGTTCCCGTACAGCGCGGGGGGGGTTCAGCCCTTCGGGGCCCCGGCTCAGGCCCCCTTTCCCCCGGCACAGCCCCCGCCCGCCTTCGCCCAGGGTCCCCAGCAGTTCCCCCCGGGTCCCTTCCTGCCCCCGGGCCGAGCCCAGGCCCCTCTGCCCTTCCCGCAGCCCCCCCGGGTGCCCCTGCCCGCCCCGGCCCAGTTCCCCCAGCAGCCCTTCCCCGGAGCGGgggccccgctgcccccccAGCTCTACCAGCTCCCCGGGCAGGACCCGCTGCCCCCCGCGGGGCTGGCCCCACACCCGGGGGCCGTGCCCTTCCCCAGGACCTCTGTCCCGAGCGGCCCCCCGCccctgggggggctgcagccgGTGCCCCCCGGCTCCCCCGCGCTGCCCTTCTGCCCCAGCCCGGCGCCCCCCGGCGCTCAGCTGCCCCCCGGGACCATGGCCCTGTGtccccccgcgcccgccccgcccaGCCAGGCCCCTTCTCCCGTGGTGGTCCCGGGCCCGCTGGTGCCGTCCCCGGCGCCGTCCCCGTCCCCGGCGCTGCCCGtgcagcccccggccccgcgggctCCCCCCGCGCTTCCCCCGCCGGGCTCCGCGGACGCGCCGTTCCCGCGGCAGAGCCCCTGCCCCGCCGACCTGCTGTCCTCCAGCCCCGAGAGCCAGCCCGGCGGCTCGGCCGCGCCCggggggctgctgcagcccaccAAAGCGGGCCCGCAGGAGGGGCAGCGGCCGCGGGCCGTGCAGCTGATCGAGGCCGACCCGTATGCGGAGCCCGAGCGCGTCCGGCGGCTGCTGGCGCAGCTGGAGCGGTTCCGCGCCCAGGCCGAGCGGCTGGAGCGGCCCGCGCCCGGCGGCGGCTCCGAGCTGGACGCGctctggaaggagctgcaggaggcgCAGGAGCGCGACGCGCGGCAGCGCTCCATCGCCATCGCCCGCTGCTACTCCATGAAGAACCGGCACCAGGACATCATGCCCTACGACCGCAACCGCGTGGTGCTGCGCTCGGGCAAGGACGACTACATCAACGCCAGCCGCGTGGAGGACCTGTCCCCGTACTGCCCCGCCCTCATCGCCACCCAGGCCCCGCTGCTCGGCACCGCCGCCGACTTCTGGCTCATGATCTACGAGCAGAAGGTGTCCGTGGTGGTCATGCTGGTGTCCGAGCAGGAGCTGGACAAG AAGGTGCTGCGGTACTTCCCTTCGGAGCGGGGCCAGCCCGTGGCCCAGGGCCCGCTGACCGTGGTGCTCACCAGCCTGCGGGTCACCCCCACGCACGTGGAGCGGATGCTGACGCTGCAGTACCGAGACCAGAGCCTCAAGCGCACCGTGGCCCACCTGCAGTTCACCTCCTGGCCTGAGCT GGGCCTGCCCGACAGCAAGGGGAGCCTGCTGCGCTTCATCCAGGAGGTGCACGGCCATTACCTGCACCAGCGCCCGCTGCACACCCCCGTGGTGGTGCACTGCag CTCCGGCGTGGGCCGCACCGGCGCCTTCTGCCTGCTGTACGCGGCCGTGCAGGAGGTGGAGGCCGGGAACGGCATCCCGGAGCTGGCGCAGCTGGTGAGGCGCATGCGGCAGCAGCGCAAGCACATGCTGCAGGAGAAG CTGCACCTCAAGTTCTGCTTCGAGGCCGTGCTGCTGCACGCCGAGCAGGTGCTGCTGCGCCACGGCGTGGGCGGCCCCAGCCTGGCCAAGCCCCCCAACAGCACCTCGCCCAAG CTCTACTTCCAGCAGGACCCGCAGGACCTGGTGCTGGGGGGGGACGTTCCCATCAGCTCCATCCAGGCCACCATCGCCAAGCTCAGCATCAAGCCGGGGGGGCCCAGCGCGGAGCCcggggagggctggggggcggatcccggccccgctccggaCGCCGCCGATCCCGAGGTGCCGCCGGTGATCGCTGATGGCGTCGTGGATGGTGTCGGTGCCCCCGAGCCCGagccccccgccccggggccgcccctcCCCGAGCCAGCGGGCGACGCTGAGAGCAGCAACCACGTGGGGGGAGAGAGCCCCGAGGGGCCGGCAGagccccccgccgcccccccagcctcctcctcctcctcgctggagctgctggcctcGCTGACGCCCGAGGCCTTCAGCCTGGACGCGTCCCTCAAGGGCAAGCAGCGCATGAACAAGCAGAACTTCCTGCAGGCGCAGCCGGGCGAGGGGCTCCGGGGCCCCCGGCCCAGCGACGACCCCCTCAGCATGCTCGACCCCCTCTGGACCCTCAACAAGGCGTGA
- the PTPN23 gene encoding tyrosine-protein phosphatase non-receptor type 23 isoform X1, which produces MEAVPRMPMIWLDLKEAGEFAFNAAVKKFVLKNYGENPESYNEELRKLELLRQSAVSVPRDFEGCSTLRKYLGQLHFLQSRIPMGHGQEAAVPVTWTEIFSGKAVTHEDIKYEQACVLYNLGALHSMLGAMDKRVSEEGMKVSCTHFQCAAGAFTYLRDHFPHSYSVDMSHQILSLNINLMLGQAQECLLEKSMLDNRKSFLVARISAQVVDYYKEACRALENSETASLLGKIQKDWKKLVQMKIYYFAAVAHLHMGKQAEEQQKFGERVIYFQSALDKLNEAIKLAKGQPETVQEALRFTMDVIGGKYNSAKKDNDFIYHEAVPALDTLQSVKGAPLVKALPVNPTDPAVTGPDIFAKLVPMAAHEASSLYSEEKAKLLRDVMAKIEAKNEVLDQFMDSMQLDPETVDNLDMYSHIPAVLMEKCAALSVRPDTVRSLVQSMQVLSGVFTDVEASLKEIRALLEEDEAQEQKLQELLGRAPPAPGSPPGLAEVSKECSKYLELHEKASFTNTELHRAMNLHLGNLRLLGGPLEQVRAALPSPSLSEDDKQVLQNLKRILAKVQEMRDQRTSLEQQLREMIQKDDITTSLVTTDRSEMKKLFEEQLKKYDQLKVYLEQNLAAQENVLKALTDANVKYAAVRKGLAEVEHKWNTTVQTLVASYEAYEDLMKKCQEGKDFYTDLEGKAAALLERARAACQASEAQRQQLLERELKKQPPPRPTAPKPPLQKKPLDEAGAAEAELGSLVLPELPEELRSLPPELLPAPLGPLPPPALAALAGGLRPPEPYMLPGGVASAPLPPLAPTPHFPGHYRLPGAPAVPGAFAPAGAVPGGVPGGVPAQLLQPSAPAGPAPSSAAPQLFPAAPLIRAPPAQPGFGGAPHVPPPRSSPQHGPLPTPAYGLGPAPGPAPGPLRPPVPAGAQPGLGGHEPPGTRPATTTVDSVQAPIPSCSVPPRGPPGPFLPAQRPGAPPAPFPYSAGGVQPFGAPAQAPFPPAQPPPAFAQGPQQFPPGPFLPPGRAQAPLPFPQPPRVPLPAPAQFPQQPFPGAGAPLPPQLYQLPGQDPLPPAGLAPHPGAVPFPRTSVPSGPPPLGGLQPVPPGSPALPFCPSPAPPGAQLPPGTMALCPPAPAPPSQAPSPVVVPGPLVPSPAPSPSPALPVQPPAPRAPPALPPPGSADAPFPRQSPCPADLLSSSPESQPGGSAAPGGLLQPTKAGPQEGQRPRAVQLIEADPYAEPERVRRLLAQLERFRAQAERLERPAPGGGSELDALWKELQEAQERDARQRSIAIARCYSMKNRHQDIMPYDRNRVVLRSGKDDYINASRVEDLSPYCPALIATQAPLLGTAADFWLMIYEQKVSVVVMLVSEQELDKKVLRYFPSERGQPVAQGPLTVVLTSLRVTPTHVERMLTLQYRDQSLKRTVAHLQFTSWPELGLPDSKGSLLRFIQEVHGHYLHQRPLHTPVVVHCSSGVGRTGAFCLLYAAVQEVEAGNGIPELAQLVRRMRQQRKHMLQEKLHLKFCFEAVLLHAEQVLLRHGVGGPSLAKPPNSTSPKLYFQQDPQDLVLGGDVPISSIQATIAKLSIKPGGPSAEPGEGWGADPGPAPDAADPEVPPVIADGVVDGVGAPEPEPPAPGPPLPEPAGDAESSNHVGGESPEGPAEPPAAPPASSSSSLELLASLTPEAFSLDASLKGKQRMNKQNFLQAQPGEGLRGPRPSDDPLSMLDPLWTLNKA; this is translated from the exons atgGAGGCCGTGCCCCGCATGCCCATGATCTGGCTCGACCTCAAGGAGGCCGGGGAGTTCGCCTTCAACGCCGCCGTCAAGAAG TTTGTCCTCAAGAACTATGGGGAGAACCCGGAGAGCTACAACGAGGAGCTGCggaagctggagctgctccgGCAG aGCGCcgtcagtgtccccagggactTCGAGGGCTGCAGCACCCTGCGCAAGTACCTGGGGCAGCTGCACTTCCTGCAGAGCCGCATCCCCATGGGGCACGGCCAGGAGGCGGCTGTGCCCGTCACCTG GACTGAGATCTTCTCGGGCAAGGCAGTGACACACGAGGACATCAAGTATGAGCAGGCCTGTGTCCTCTACAACCTGG gagCTCTGCACTCCATGCTGGGAGCCATGGACAAGCGAGTGTCCGAGGAG GGCATGAAGGTTTCCTGCACCCACTTCcagtgtgctgctggtgccttcACCTACCTGAGGGATCACTTCCCCCACTCGTACAGCGTGGACATGAGCCACCAGATCCTCAGCCTCAACATCAACCTCATGCTG ggccaggctcaGGAGTGTCTCCTGGAGAAATCCATGCTGGACAACAGGAAGAGCTTCCTGGTGGCTCGGAtcagtgcccag GTGGTGGATTACTACAAGGAGGCCTGCCGGGCACTGGAGAACTCAGAGACAGCCTCGCTGCTGGGCAAGATCCAGAAGGACTGGAAGAAGCTGGTTCAGATGAAAATCTATTACTTTGCTGCTGTGGCCCAT CTGCACATGGGGAagcaggctgaggagcagcagaagttTGGGGAGAGG GTCATCTACTTCCAGAGTGCTCTGGACAAGCTCAATGAAGCCATCAAGCTGGCCAAG GGCCAGCCTGAAACCGTGCAGGAAGCTCTGAGGTTCACCATGGATGTCATCGGTGGGAA GTACAACTCAGCCAAAAAGGACAACGACTTCATCTACCACGAGGCCGTGCCTGCGCTGGACACTCTGCAGTCTGTCAAAG gtgcccccctGGTGAAGGCTCTGCCCGTCAACCCCACGGACCCCGCGGTCACCGGCCCCGACATCTTCGCCAAGCTGGTGCCCATGGCTGCCCACGAGGCCTCGTCCCTCTACAG CGAGGAAAAGGCCAAACTGCTGCGGGATGTGATGGCCAAGATCGAAGCCAAGAACGAAGTGCTGGA CCAGTTCATGGACTCCATGCAGCTGGACCCCGAGACTGTGGACAACCTGGACATGTACAGCCACATCCCTGCCGTGCTGATGGAGAAATGCGCTGCGCTCAGCGTGCGCCCCGACACCGTCCGCAGCCTGGTCCAGTCCATGCAGG tgcTCTCGGGGGTCTTCACCGACGTGGAGGCGTCGCTGAAGGAGATCCGggccctgctggaggaggacGAGGCGCaggagcagaagctgcaggagctgctggggagggccCCGCCCGCACCAGGCTCCCCCCCGGGGCTGGCTGAGGTCAGCAAGGAGTGCTCCAAGTACCTGGAGCTGCACGAGAAGGCGAGTTTCACCAACACCGAGCTGCACCGGGCCATGAACCTGCACCTGGGCAACCTGCGCCTGCTGGGCGGGCCCCTGGAGCAGGTGCGGGCTgcgctgcccagccccagcctgtccgAAG ACGACAAACAGGTGCTGCAGAACCTGAAGCGGATCCTGGCCAAGGTGCAGGAGATGCGGGACCAGCGCAcgtccctggagcagcagctgcggGAGATGATCCAGAAGGACGACATCACCACCTCGCTGGTCACCACGGACCGCTCCGAGATgaag AAGCTctttgaggagcagctgaagaagTACGACCAGCTCAAGGTGTACCTGGAGCAGAACCTGGCTGCCCAGGAGAACGTGCTCAAGGCTCTGACCGACGCCAATGTCAAGTACGCGGCCGTGCGCAAGGGCCTGGCCGAGGTGGAGCACAA gtgGAACACGACCGTGCAGACCCTGGTGGCCTCCTACGAGGCCTATGAGGACCTGATGAAGAAGTGCCAGGAGGGGAAGGATTTCTACACGGACCTGGAGGGGAAGGCGGCGGCGCTGCTGGAGCGGGCACGGGCGGCGTGCCAGGCCAGCGAGGCGCAgcggcagcagctgctggagag ggagctgAAGAAGCAGCCGCCCCCCCGGCCCACGGCGCCCAAGCCCCCCCTGCAGAAGAAGCCGCTGGACGAGGCCGGGGCTGCCGAGGCCGAGCTGGGCTCGCTGGTGCTGCCGGAGCTGCCGGAGGAGCTGCGGAGCCTCCCCCCGGAGCTGCTGCCCGCGCCCCTGGGCCCGCTGCCCCCGCCGGCGCTGGCCGCCCTggccggggggctgcggcccCCCGAGCCCTACATGCTGCCAGGGGGGGTGGCCAGCGCGCCGCTGCCCCCCCTGGCCCCCACGCCCCACTTCCCGGGGCACTACCGCCTGCCCGGGGCTCCGGCCGTGCCCGGTGCGTTCGCTCCCGCGGGGGCGGTCccggggggggtcccggggggggtcccggcgcagctcctgcagccctcgGCCCCGGCCGGGCCGGCCCCCAGCTCCGCCGCCCCGCAGCTCTTCCCGGCCGCGCCCCTGATCCGCGCccccccggcacagcccggcttTGGGGGCGCCCCCCACGTGCCGCCCCCGCGCTCGTCCCCCCAGCACggccccctgcccacccccgCCTACGGCCTGGGCCCGGCCCCCGGCCCAGCCCCCggcccgctccgcccgcccgtGCCCGCGGGTGCgcagccggggctggggggccACGAGCCCCCGGGCACTCGCCCGGCCACCACCACGGTGGACAGCGTGCAGGCGcccatccccagctgctccGTGCCCCCCCGGGGACCCCCGGGCCCCTTCCTGCCCGCCCAGCGCCCGGGGGCGCCCCCGGCGCCGTTCCCGTACAGCGCGGGGGGGGTTCAGCCCTTCGGGGCCCCGGCTCAGGCCCCCTTTCCCCCGGCACAGCCCCCGCCCGCCTTCGCCCAGGGTCCCCAGCAGTTCCCCCCGGGTCCCTTCCTGCCCCCGGGCCGAGCCCAGGCCCCTCTGCCCTTCCCGCAGCCCCCCCGGGTGCCCCTGCCCGCCCCGGCCCAGTTCCCCCAGCAGCCCTTCCCCGGAGCGGgggccccgctgcccccccAGCTCTACCAGCTCCCCGGGCAGGACCCGCTGCCCCCCGCGGGGCTGGCCCCACACCCGGGGGCCGTGCCCTTCCCCAGGACCTCTGTCCCGAGCGGCCCCCCGCccctgggggggctgcagccgGTGCCCCCCGGCTCCCCCGCGCTGCCCTTCTGCCCCAGCCCGGCGCCCCCCGGCGCTCAGCTGCCCCCCGGGACCATGGCCCTGTGtccccccgcgcccgccccgcccaGCCAGGCCCCTTCTCCCGTGGTGGTCCCGGGCCCGCTGGTGCCGTCCCCGGCGCCGTCCCCGTCCCCGGCGCTGCCCGtgcagcccccggccccgcgggctCCCCCCGCGCTTCCCCCGCCGGGCTCCGCGGACGCGCCGTTCCCGCGGCAGAGCCCCTGCCCCGCCGACCTGCTGTCCTCCAGCCCCGAGAGCCAGCCCGGCGGCTCGGCCGCGCCCggggggctgctgcagcccaccAAAGCGGGCCCGCAGGAGGGGCAGCGGCCGCGGGCCGTGCAGCTGATCGAGGCCGACCCGTATGCGGAGCCCGAGCGCGTCCGGCGGCTGCTGGCGCAGCTGGAGCGGTTCCGCGCCCAGGCCGAGCGGCTGGAGCGGCCCGCGCCCGGCGGCGGCTCCGAGCTGGACGCGctctggaaggagctgcaggaggcgCAGGAGCGCGACGCGCGGCAGCGCTCCATCGCCATCGCCCGCTGCTACTCCATGAAGAACCGGCACCAGGACATCATGCCCTACGACCGCAACCGCGTGGTGCTGCGCTCGGGCAAGGACGACTACATCAACGCCAGCCGCGTGGAGGACCTGTCCCCGTACTGCCCCGCCCTCATCGCCACCCAGGCCCCGCTGCTCGGCACCGCCGCCGACTTCTGGCTCATGATCTACGAGCAGAAGGTGTCCGTGGTGGTCATGCTGGTGTCCGAGCAGGAGCTGGACAAG AAGGTGCTGCGGTACTTCCCTTCGGAGCGGGGCCAGCCCGTGGCCCAGGGCCCGCTGACCGTGGTGCTCACCAGCCTGCGGGTCACCCCCACGCACGTGGAGCGGATGCTGACGCTGCAGTACCGAGACCAGAGCCTCAAGCGCACCGTGGCCCACCTGCAGTTCACCTCCTGGCCTGAGCT GGGCCTGCCCGACAGCAAGGGGAGCCTGCTGCGCTTCATCCAGGAGGTGCACGGCCATTACCTGCACCAGCGCCCGCTGCACACCCCCGTGGTGGTGCACTGCag CTCCGGCGTGGGCCGCACCGGCGCCTTCTGCCTGCTGTACGCGGCCGTGCAGGAGGTGGAGGCCGGGAACGGCATCCCGGAGCTGGCGCAGCTGGTGAGGCGCATGCGGCAGCAGCGCAAGCACATGCTGCAGGAGAAG CTGCACCTCAAGTTCTGCTTCGAGGCCGTGCTGCTGCACGCCGAGCAGGTGCTGCTGCGCCACGGCGTGGGCGGCCCCAGCCTGGCCAAGCCCCCCAACAGCACCTCGCCCAAG CTCTACTTCCAGCAGGACCCGCAGGACCTGGTGCTGGGGGGGGACGTTCCCATCAGCTCCATCCAGGCCACCATCGCCAAGCTCAGCATCAAGCCGGGGGGGCCCAGCGCGGAGCCcggggagggctggggggcggatcccggccccgctccggaCGCCGCCGATCCCGAGGTGCCGCCGGTGATCGCTGATGGCGTCGTGGATGGTGTCGGTGCCCCCGAGCCCGagccccccgccccggggccgcccctcCCCGAGCCAGCGGGCGACGCTGAGAGCAGCAACCACGTGGGGGGAGAGAGCCCCGAGGGGCCGGCAGagccccccgccgcccccccagcctcctcctcctcctcgctggagctgctggcctcGCTGACGCCCGAGGCCTTCAGCCTGGACGCGTCCCTCAAGGGCAAGCAGCGCATGAACAAGCAGAACTTCCTGCAGGCGCAGCCGGGCGAGGGGCTCCGGGGCCCCCGGCCCAGCGACGACCCCCTCAGCATGCTCGACCCCCTCTGGACCCTCAACAAGGCGTGA